One Carassius auratus strain Wakin chromosome 16, ASM336829v1, whole genome shotgun sequence genomic window carries:
- the sgk2b gene encoding serine/threonine-protein kinase Sgk2b — protein MVKKTKSPVTYAKMKGIVSYFTALIKDKKLRSSHPIYQQMDFLRSEASLSEDEGAAAVCYSNPQSEEPQSQVSAADFDYLKVIGTGSFGKVFLATHRENGRHYAVKVLQKHIILARKEERNVMCEHRVLLKTLNHPFLVKLHFSFQTKDRLYLVLDYACGGELFYHLQREGVFGEPRARFYAAEMACALGYLHSLKIVYRDLKPENILLDSAGHVVLTDFGLCKEGMSGHDTTRTFCGTPEYLAPEVLLQKEYDRTVDWWGLGAVLHEMLYGLPPFYNADRLEMLRNIIYQPLVLKPLVSSAARDLLKRLLNRDRAKRLGAKRDLSELQSHPFFSTIHWDELVAKQIPPPYVPLLSGPGDLANIDPRFTELPVPQSLGACEEYGAAFPDFTYINENILSLTRGH, from the exons ATGGTGAAGAAGACTAAAAGTCCCGTCACTTACGCAAAAATGAAGGGAATCGTTTCATATTTTACAG cttTAATTAAGGACAAGAAGCTCAGATCCAGCCACCCTATCTATCAACA GATGGATTTTTTGCGATCTGAAGCTAGTCTTTCTGAAGATGAGGGAGCAGCAGCt GTTTGTTATAGTAATCCACAATCAGAGGAGCCACAGTCTCA GGTATCTGCGGCTGATTTTGACTACTTGAAGGTGATCGGGACAGGAAGCTTTGGCAAG GTGTTCTTGGCCACACACAGGGAAAATGGGAGACATTACGCAGTCAAAGTTCTACAGAAACACATCATCTTAGCAAGGAAGGAG GAAAGAAATGTCATGTGTGAGCACAGAGTGTTGTTAAAGACTCTTAATCATCCATTCCTGGTGAAGCTCCACTTCAGTTTCCAGACTAAGGACAGACTCTATCTAGTGCTGGACTATGCATGTGGAGGAGAG CTTTTTTACCATTTGCAGAGAGAGGGGGTGTTTGGAGAGCCCAGAGCCAGATTTTATGCTGCTGAGATGGCCTGTGCTTTAGGATACTTACACTCCCTGAAGATTGTCTATAG GGACTTGAAACCAGAAAACATTCTGCTGGATTCTGCAGGTCATGTGGTTCTGACCGACTTTGGCTTGTGTAAGGAAGGAATGAGTGGACATGACACCACCAGAACCTTTTGTGGAACGCCAGAGTACTTAGCACCTGAGGTTCTGCTGCAGAAGGAGTACGACAGGACTGTGGACTGGTGGGGTTTAGGAGCTGTTCTTCATGAAATGCTCTATGGCCTG CCACCTTTCTACAATGCCGATCGTCTTGAGATGCTCAGAAATATTATTTATCAGCCATTGGTATTAAAACCCTTAGTGTCCAGTGCAGCCAGAGATCTGCTGAAGAGACTGTTAAACAGGGACAGGGCCAAGAGACTTGGAGCAAAACGTGACCTG AGCGAGCTGCAGTCTCATCCATTCTTCTCAACTATTCATTGGGATGAACTTGTTGCAAAGCAAATTCCTCCTCCTTACGTTCCCCTATTg TCTGGCCCTGGTGACCTCGCCAACATCGACCCTCGGTTTACAGAACTTCCTGTTCCGCAGTCGCTAGGAGCGTGTGAGGAGTACGGAGCTGCTTTTCCTGACTTCACCTACATCAATGAAAACATTCTCTCACTGACTCGTGGACATTAG
- the l3mbtl1b gene encoding lethal(3)malignant brain tumor-like protein 4: MAETSTSDGPVVGADFDMMSALDWKDGIATLPGSDIRFRMTEFGTLEIVTEVEPKVKEAELTGPQPQTTGTNNTHSPEQNKPSIQTAKPQSNTEHQTNTVVSTEPHRQAGGNNAVESPSVSTVPNAIVPMTEATANCRSCGHSGPRESFLQGKYCSAPCVQPSSGRSTPAEAVEGERLGKRVRKKKKMFMESGDEEEDNIEEEEEKVKSSKGRRAAKVARLVTAPLVKKKTWSWSAYLEEERAITAPLKLFKEHQSFPQSRNGFKVGMKLEGLDPSHPALFCVLTVAEVQGYRIRLHFDGYPECYDFWVNADSWDVKPPGWCEKMGLKLLLPKGCRDGEFNWNTYVKNCRGQLAPKHLFKSLNTSVTPSGFRAGMKLEAIDRKNPSLICVATIAAAVDNRLLIHFDNWDDSYDYWCDASSPYIHPVGYCEEAELTLTTPADYKPPKVFTWEKYLEETGAQAAPARAFKQRPPHGFQVGMKLEAVDKRNAMLIRVATISDVEDHRIKIHFDGWSEEYDYWLDADSPDLHPVGWCQKTGHPLQHPNGPRVSPVPPGQGCPTTGCNGVGHIRGPRYGTHYTAVSCPYSDVNLNKDGLVPDRLNGERPVTLSGPPRHRRAETLTQTHPPTPSAGTPEPPDTTTDACPPAHSVREHIVSGSAPKCVKPPQVKQEADGKDSLQQFLHESVFCGWEPPRFHLCWEKHGKLLPEALGLTAKSVSKWNTEEVASFVRGLPGCREHAATFRKEQIDGEAFLLLTQSDIVKILSIKLGPALKIYNSILMLKSADEE, encoded by the exons ATGGCAGAGACATCTACAAGTGATGGTCCTGTCGTAGGAGCCGATTTTGACATGATGAGTGCTCTTGATTGGAAGGACGGCATAGCCACCTTGCCAGGAAGTGACATTCGG tttcGGATGACTGAATTTGGTACCCTTGAGATCGTCACAGAGGTGGAGCCCAAAGTTAAAGAGGCGGAGCTTACCGGCCCACAGCCTCAAACTACAGGCACCAACAACACTCATTCTCCTGAGCAAAACAAGCCGTCAATTCAGACTGCAAAGCCCCAGTCAAATACAGAGCATCAGACAAATACAGTGG TTTCCACTGAGCCCCACAGGCAGGCAGGGGGCAACAATGCTGTGGAAAGCCCCAGTGTGAGTACAGTGCCCAATGCCATTGTTCCCATGACTGAGGCGACTGCAAACTGCAGGTCATGTGGTCACTCTGGTCCACGCGAATCCTTTCTACAAGGCAAATACTGCAGCGCTCCTTGTGTACAGCCCTCCAGTGGCAG GTCAACCCCAGCTGAGGCTGTCGAAGGGGAACGTTTAGGTAAACGtgtgagaaagaagaagaagatgttTATGGAATCTGGAGATGAAGAGGAGGACAACATCGAGGAGGaagag gagaaGGTTAAATCCTCAAAGGGGAGACGAGCAGCTAAAGTTGCTAGACTAG TGACTGCACCTCTGGTTAAGAAGAAAACCTGGAGTTGGTCAGCGTATCTAGAGGAGGAGAGAGCCATTACTGCTCCCTTGAAACTTTTTAAGGAG CACCAGTCGTTTCCTCAAAGCAGGAATGGATTTAAAGTTGGCATGAAGTTAGAGGGCTTGGACCCCAGTCACCCTGCTCTCTTCTGCGTTTTGACTGTTGCAGAG GTGCAAGGCTACAGGATTCGGCTTCACTTTGATGGTTACCCTGAGTGCTATGACTTCTGGGTAAATGCTGACTCATGGGATGTGAAGCCACCAGGCTGGTGTGAAAAAATGGGCCTCAAGCTATTGCTGCCAAAAG GCTGCAGAGATGGAGAGTTTAACTGGAACACATATGTAAAGAACTGTAGGGGTCAACTGGCCCCCAAACATCTCTTCAAGAGTCTTAATACG TCGGTCACACCGTCAGGATTCCGCGCCGGGATGAAGCTGGAAGCTATTGACAGGAAGAACCCATCACTCATCTGTGTCGCAACCATTGCTGCTGCTGTCGACAACCGACTCCTCATTCACTTTGACAACTGGGATGATTCATATGACTATTG GTGTGATGCCAGCAGTCCATACATTCATCCGGTAGGGTACTGTGAGGAGGCCGAGTTAACACTCACTACACCTGCAG ATTATAAGCCTCCCAAGGTTTTCACTTGGGAGAAGTACCTTGAGGAAACTGGAGCCCAGGCTGCACCAGCAAGAGCCTTTAAACAG AGACCACCACATGGCTTCCAAGTCGGGATGAAGCTGGAGGCAGTGGACAAGCGTAATGCCATGCTCATCCGTGTAGCCACCATCTCTGATGTCGAAGACCACAGAATCAAg atCCATTTCGATGGCTGGAGTGAGGAGTATGATTATTGGCTAGATGCTGATAGCCCAGATCTGCACCCAGTAGGCTGGTGTCAGAAGACAGGTCATCCTCTACAACACCCCAACG GTCCCAGAGTGTCTCCAGTGCCTCCAGGACAAGGCTGCCCAACCACAGGATGCAACGGAGTCGGACACATTAGAGGACCTCGGTATGGGACACATTACAC GGCGGTGAGCTGTCCATACTCAGATGTGAATCTGAATAAGGACGGGCTGGTGCCGGACAGACTGAACGGAGAGAGACCGGTCACACTCAGTGGACCGCCGCGCCACCGCCGTGCTGAAACGCTCACTCAGACGCACCCTCCCACACCCAGCGCCGGCACCCCTGAACCCCCTGACACCACCACAGACGCCTGTCCTCCAGCTCACTCAGTGCGTGAGCACATTGT GTCTGGCAGTGCTCCCAAATGTGTCAAGCCACCTCAAGTGAAGCAGGAAGCTGACGGGAAAG ACTCTCTTCAGCAGTTCCTGCATGAGTCTGTGTTTTGTGGATGGGAGCCACCGAGGTTTCATCTGTGTTGGGAAAAGCATGGCAAACTCTTGCCTGAAGCTTTAGGCCTCACGGCTAAGAGTGTGTCCAAGTGGAACACAGAAGAG GTGGCAAGTTTTGTAAGAGGCCTGCCCGGATGCAGAGAGCATGCTGCCACCTTTAGGAAAGAG CAAATCGATGGCGAGGCCTTCCTGCTCCTTACTCAGTCAGACATTGTTAAGATTCTGAGCATCAAGTTGGGACCCGCTCTTAAAATTTACAATTCAATCCTCATGCTGAAGAGCGCAGATGAGGAGTAG